One Nostoc punctiforme PCC 73102 DNA window includes the following coding sequences:
- a CDS encoding peptidase domain-containing ABC transporter, with product MAQNISAQLLTLQQFNNTLGLSLSTEEFQHCLQQVKFINPKVGKFWQGTDAQPGIYIAIAGKVRLLDSTDELIATLELGDSFGEFTLFKEGDFRPYAARASVNLQLCFIPSEVLWPLMAKYPQIREHLWAKALSRNPQQLDSDNPPVLPTDSKRLHETRILSTPAVEPSAKKISKAYFPNSTQRVGHLLQRVIRRYPFFAQQSGSDCGAACLVMVSRYWGKNFSVNRLRDIANVDRNGSSLRGLSAAAESIGFATRPVKASLDQLAKQKLPAIAHWEGKHYIVVYEITPKQVIVADPGIGQRTLSHQEFKANWTGYTLLLQPTAWLKDAKETITPFWQFFELMKPHALVMLEVFIASLFIQIFGLVTPLFTQLILDRVVVQRSELTLTAVGLGLLIFSLFRVAMTGLRQYLLDHTANKVDLALIVGFIRHTLRLPLSYFESRYVGDIISRVQENRKIQRFLSGEALSILLDLVTVFIYLGLMFWYSWKMALLVLVIIPPFFLLALIATPFLQKISREIFNAVAKESSYLIETLSGIRTVKSTAVEQTVRWHWEELLSKEVKTNFSGQIISNRLQIFSNTIEAVLTTVLLWFGAYQVIHNELTIGQLVAFNMLLGNIITPFQRLTVLWNQLQEVVIAVERINDVLDAEPEEDLQHQVRQSLPSIQGNIRFDNVTFRYHPESDVNVLENLSFEVQSGQMVALVGRSGSGKTTISKLVLGLYPPTDGKVLIDGQDITSLSLRSLREQVGVVDQDTFLFGGTIRENISLAHPGATLVEIIEAARLAGADQFIKNLPMGYETQIGEGGGMLSGGQRQRIAIAKALLGNPKLLILDEATSHLDAESERIIQTNLNTILQDRTTLVIAHRLSTVRNADLILVLDRGVLIESGTHKELMAKRGHYFYLNHQQMDVAG from the coding sequence ATGGCGCAAAATATATCTGCTCAGTTGCTTACTCTGCAACAGTTCAACAATACTCTGGGTCTTTCTCTTTCTACAGAGGAATTTCAACACTGTCTTCAACAAGTTAAATTTATCAACCCAAAAGTCGGCAAGTTTTGGCAAGGAACTGATGCTCAACCAGGAATCTATATTGCGATCGCTGGCAAAGTCAGGTTGCTTGATAGCACCGATGAGTTAATCGCTACTTTGGAATTGGGAGACTCATTTGGGGAATTTACCTTGTTTAAGGAGGGTGACTTTAGACCTTATGCAGCAAGAGCTTCAGTCAACTTGCAACTGTGTTTTATTCCGAGTGAAGTGTTGTGGCCATTGATGGCTAAATATCCTCAAATTCGAGAGCATTTATGGGCTAAGGCGCTGTCCCGTAATCCGCAACAGTTAGACTCAGATAACCCCCCAGTACTGCCAACTGACTCAAAAAGGCTGCATGAAACAAGGATTTTGTCAACACCAGCAGTAGAGCCAAGCGCGAAAAAGATTAGCAAAGCCTATTTTCCCAACTCCACGCAGCGAGTGGGGCATTTATTACAACGTGTGATTCGGCGCTACCCATTTTTTGCCCAACAGAGTGGATCGGATTGTGGTGCAGCTTGTTTAGTGATGGTGTCTCGGTATTGGGGGAAAAACTTTAGTGTAAATCGCTTGCGGGATATCGCCAATGTTGACCGTAATGGCTCATCGTTGCGGGGGTTATCGGCGGCGGCAGAAAGTATTGGGTTTGCTACGCGACCAGTGAAAGCGAGTCTTGACCAATTGGCCAAGCAAAAATTGCCTGCGATCGCCCACTGGGAAGGCAAGCATTACATTGTAGTCTACGAAATTACCCCTAAACAGGTAATTGTGGCAGATCCTGGTATTGGTCAACGCACCCTCAGCCACCAAGAATTTAAAGCCAACTGGACTGGCTATACACTGCTACTGCAACCCACAGCCTGGTTGAAGGATGCCAAAGAAACTATAACTCCCTTTTGGCAATTCTTTGAATTGATGAAGCCTCACGCTTTAGTGATGCTAGAAGTGTTTATCGCTTCCTTATTTATCCAGATTTTTGGACTTGTTACTCCTTTATTTACCCAGCTAATTTTAGACCGTGTAGTAGTACAGCGTTCTGAACTAACCTTAACGGCGGTGGGATTAGGCTTACTGATTTTTAGTTTATTCCGTGTGGCGATGACAGGATTGCGGCAATACCTGTTAGACCACACAGCGAATAAGGTAGATTTAGCCCTGATTGTCGGATTTATTCGCCATACCCTGCGGCTACCTTTGAGTTACTTTGAGTCCCGTTATGTGGGGGATATTATCTCTCGCGTACAGGAAAACCGCAAAATTCAACGCTTCCTCTCAGGTGAGGCATTATCGATCCTGCTAGATTTAGTCACTGTTTTTATTTATTTAGGATTGATGTTTTGGTACAGTTGGAAAATGGCGTTATTAGTATTAGTAATTATACCGCCTTTTTTCCTTTTGGCATTGATTGCCACACCTTTTTTACAAAAGATTTCTAGGGAAATCTTTAATGCTGTTGCCAAAGAAAGTAGCTATCTAATTGAAACTCTTTCTGGTATACGAACGGTTAAATCCACAGCAGTAGAACAAACGGTGCGGTGGCATTGGGAAGAGTTATTAAGTAAGGAAGTAAAAACTAACTTTTCCGGGCAAATTATCAGCAATCGGTTGCAAATATTCAGCAACACAATTGAAGCAGTGCTAACTACCGTCTTACTGTGGTTTGGGGCGTACCAAGTTATTCATAACGAGTTAACCATTGGGCAATTGGTGGCATTTAATATGCTGCTAGGAAATATTATTACACCCTTCCAACGATTAACAGTTTTGTGGAATCAATTACAAGAAGTGGTGATTGCAGTAGAACGCATTAATGATGTCTTGGATGCGGAACCAGAAGAGGATTTGCAGCATCAGGTACGACAATCTTTACCATCAATTCAAGGTAATATTCGCTTTGATAACGTGACATTTCGCTATCACCCCGAAAGCGATGTTAATGTTTTGGAAAATCTCAGTTTTGAAGTCCAAAGCGGGCAAATGGTTGCTCTGGTCGGACGGAGTGGTTCGGGGAAAACCACAATTTCTAAGCTGGTTTTGGGGTTATATCCTCCCACAGATGGCAAAGTGTTGATTGATGGACAGGATATTACCAGTCTTTCGTTGCGTTCTCTACGCGAACAGGTTGGGGTAGTTGACCAAGATACCTTTTTGTTTGGTGGAACGATTCGGGAAAATATTAGCTTGGCACATCCTGGGGCAACTTTGGTAGAGATTATTGAAGCGGCGCGATTGGCGGGTGCCGATCAGTTTATTAAAAACTTACCTATGGGTTATGAAACCCAGATTGGGGAAGGAGGGGGGATGTTATCTGGAGGACAGCGACAAAGAATTGCGATCGCAAAAGCATTGTTAGGCAATCCCAAGCTGTTGATTTTGGATGAGGCCACTTCCCATCTAGATGCAGAGTCAGAAAGGATTATCCAGACGAATTTAAACACAATTCTTCAAGACAGAACCACCTTAGTCATCGCCCATCGCCTTTCAACTGTGCGGAATGCAGATTTGATTTTAGTGTTAGATCGCGGCGTGTTGATTGAAAGTGGGACTCACAAAGAGTTGATGGCGAAGCGAGGACATTATTTTTATCTCAATCATCAGCAGATGGATGTTGCCGGGTGA
- a CDS encoding helix-turn-helix domain-containing protein: MSDCQAKPETNYLSTSSGKYLTAFQRKLLLQNLQKSLVESYRQRIEIMLLADEGKTQRSICQTLGCCAATARHWTHIARSGMAHQWQDCPIGRPKAVNDQYLERLKELVNSSPRAHGYAFRRWTANWLGKHLAKEFGIEVSDRHIKRLLKQMGLSTLPKPSNVEQNSTEQVQGSKILICDLQSAGIPDDSEFLPINFAKLGKHLDIHGAKYICSVAYSATVQQYSGSFSFYRGISTLSSTS; the protein is encoded by the coding sequence ATGTCCGACTGCCAAGCAAAACCTGAAACCAACTACTTAAGTACGTCTAGTGGTAAGTATTTGACAGCGTTTCAGAGGAAACTGCTACTACAAAATTTGCAAAAAAGTCTAGTTGAATCCTACCGCCAACGAATTGAAATCATGTTGTTGGCAGATGAGGGGAAAACTCAAAGGTCGATTTGTCAAACTTTGGGATGTTGTGCAGCAACAGCACGACATTGGACACACATAGCCCGGAGTGGCATGGCGCACCAATGGCAAGATTGCCCCATTGGTCGCCCGAAGGCAGTAAATGACCAGTATTTAGAACGTTTGAAAGAACTGGTTAATAGTAGTCCTCGCGCTCATGGCTATGCTTTTCGTCGGTGGACAGCAAACTGGCTAGGGAAACATCTAGCAAAAGAATTTGGGATTGAGGTGAGCGATCGCCATATCAAGCGACTGCTCAAACAGATGGGATTATCCACACTACCAAAACCCAGTAATGTTGAACAAAACAGCACTGAACAAGTTCAGGGTTCCAAAATTTTGATTTGTGACCTCCAATCGGCAGGTATTCCAGATGATTCCGAATTTTTACCTATTAATTTTGCCAAATTAGGAAAACATTTAGACATTCATGGCGCAAAATATATCTGCTCAGTTGCTTACTCTGCAACAGTTCAACAATACTCTGGGTCTTTCTCTTTCTACAGAGGAATTTCAACACTGTCTTCAACAAGTTAA
- a CDS encoding recombinase family protein codes for MDIQLHKLKHCDKIYQETQSGTNQQRSQLAACLEYVRDGDTLIVSRLDRLARSTLHLCTIADALQRKHVALQVLDQNIDTSDATGRLLFNMLAAIAEFETELRSERQLDGINKAKELGVRFGRSKRLSQEQIVELRLQRKQGVLIKILMKDFDLSKASVYRYLGNSTSSLSENS; via the coding sequence TTGGATATTCAGTTACATAAACTCAAACATTGCGACAAGATTTATCAGGAAACACAAAGCGGCACTAACCAGCAACGTTCCCAGCTTGCGGCTTGTCTGGAATATGTTAGAGATGGCGATACATTGATTGTGTCACGCTTAGATCGGTTAGCTCGTTCGACTCTTCACCTTTGCACGATCGCTGATGCACTCCAGCGTAAACATGTTGCCTTGCAGGTGCTCGACCAAAATATCGACACGTCGGATGCTACCGGACGGCTACTTTTTAACATGCTGGCAGCGATCGCTGAATTTGAGACTGAACTCCGTTCTGAGCGTCAGCTAGATGGCATTAATAAGGCAAAGGAGTTAGGTGTTCGATTTGGCAGGAGTAAACGTTTGTCTCAAGAGCAGATCGTGGAACTTCGGCTTCAACGGAAGCAAGGCGTGCTTATTAAAATCTTGATGAAAGACTTCGATCTTTCCAAGGCGAGTGTCTATCGTTACCTTGGAAATTCTACCTCTTCCCTTTCAGAAAACTCATAA
- a CDS encoding GNAT family N-acetyltransferase: MSIEIRQVNNLRKKRQFFQYNYQLYKDDPYWVSWPVANLVKMFDPEECGFYEHGILEAWLAYQNGKIVGRIAGSIDGTYNQTYGVQTAFFGFYECIDDQDVSKILFEQVENWAQSYGMTQLLGPFSLSPIYGAGMLIAGFDDSPYVAMPYNRSYYPNQLESSGFKKAKDYNAFRIKGELTIPEFLTKNAQRWRNKRITYRQLNPDQLAQESDLVCDLYNDGFAGQWGYTYIERSEFYQLVLDWIQVIDPRLFLFVLIGDNPVGFGMLVPDVFQILHQTKTLPGLLRYLGRRIFTFGRENEITRYRLDSLCIRKQYQSLGLGVLLWCEIMQQYLNSNYTEIEFSPILEDNTMAQTLLLKLGAERSKVYRVFEKSWCN, encoded by the coding sequence ATGTCTATTGAAATCAGACAAGTTAACAATCTACGCAAAAAACGACAGTTTTTTCAGTACAACTATCAACTCTACAAAGACGATCCATATTGGGTTTCCTGGCCTGTTGCCAATCTTGTCAAGATGTTCGATCCTGAAGAATGTGGATTCTACGAGCATGGGATTCTAGAAGCATGGCTGGCTTACCAGAATGGAAAAATAGTTGGTCGGATTGCAGGCTCCATCGATGGCACTTATAACCAAACCTACGGTGTACAAACCGCTTTTTTTGGATTCTATGAATGCATTGATGACCAAGATGTATCAAAGATATTATTTGAGCAGGTTGAGAATTGGGCTCAGTCTTATGGTATGACACAACTATTAGGGCCATTTTCCCTCTCTCCAATTTATGGTGCTGGAATGCTAATTGCCGGATTCGATGATAGCCCATACGTGGCCATGCCATACAACCGATCATACTATCCAAACCAATTAGAATCCTCAGGCTTTAAAAAAGCTAAGGACTATAACGCTTTCAGAATTAAAGGAGAATTGACTATCCCTGAGTTCTTGACAAAAAATGCCCAAAGGTGGCGCAATAAACGAATCACCTATCGTCAGTTGAATCCAGATCAGCTTGCCCAAGAATCTGACCTTGTTTGCGATCTCTACAATGATGGGTTTGCAGGTCAATGGGGGTATACATACATTGAACGGTCGGAATTTTACCAATTGGTGCTGGATTGGATTCAGGTAATTGACCCTCGGCTGTTTCTGTTTGTCCTTATAGGAGATAATCCTGTTGGGTTTGGTATGCTTGTACCTGATGTTTTTCAAATTCTGCACCAGACTAAAACCTTACCGGGATTACTACGGTATTTAGGCCGACGTATCTTCACCTTTGGTCGTGAGAATGAAATTACGCGTTACCGTTTAGATAGCTTGTGTATCCGCAAACAATATCAATCCTTGGGTTTAGGAGTGCTTCTCTGGTGCGAGATAATGCAACAATATTTAAATTCCAATTATACTGAAATTGAGTTTTCGCCAATCTTAGAAGATAATACAATGGCTCAAA